One genomic window of Kosmotoga olearia TBF 19.5.1 includes the following:
- a CDS encoding DUF952 domain-containing protein has product MNLYNTIPVLKPALISSCSLLTYQHTYRILSFGIIVEIEYILSLVFKWIMHDEEGGTLHLIYHIVSEKKWKEALDRGIYLGDTLETEGFIHASEIDQVIEVANTLFAGQKGLVLLVIDRDKLISPIKYEDPGNGDLFPHIYGSLNLDAVVDVVSFEPTADGTFQLPDEIRHVNMNDE; this is encoded by the coding sequence GTGAATCTCTACAACACCATACCTGTTCTCAAACCGGCTCTTATATCATCCTGTAGCTTGCTTACGTATCAGCATACTTACCGGATCTTGAGTTTTGGTATTATTGTAGAAATAGAATATATTCTGTCCCTTGTTTTTAAATGGATCATGCATGATGAGGAGGGTGGTACCTTGCATCTCATTTATCATATCGTTTCTGAAAAAAAGTGGAAAGAAGCTCTAGATAGAGGTATTTACCTTGGGGATACTCTTGAAACGGAAGGATTTATCCATGCATCCGAGATTGATCAGGTGATTGAAGTAGCGAACACTCTTTTTGCTGGCCAAAAAGGACTTGTGCTTCTTGTAATAGACAGGGATAAACTAATATCGCCCATAAAATACGAAGATCCGGGTAACGGTGATTTGTTTCCTCACATATATGGTTCACTGAACCTTGACGCGGTTGTTGATGTTGTAAGTTTTGAACCCACAGCCGATGGTACTTTTCAGTTACCAGACGAAATAAGGCACGTAAATATGAACGATGAATAA
- a CDS encoding MFS transporter, producing the protein MENESFVQTKKLSILEGIAFNGVFILTQGFLLTGLALQFNVSEKILAILGVIPMLSQMFQILSPKLLRLAKSRKKAMLISASISRPLFLIIPILLTLNLRNQYLLLLIMLVFGAFNSLTGNFWVSIMRDIVSQESSGRFFGVRNLLISLFSMVMIYFYSWIIDSMGESAGFITITIIGSIFSLSSYFMLRKYEDPPKKEYLTGNIFKEAFSDENFKKFIIFSFFWNFTIAISGPFFSYHQIVNLKLDYSYMSILAFIATGISMVFYIIWGKISDKIGHQSVAEFSVFLASLVSFIWVFMNPLTQGYLLVIDAFITGLAWSGINLTLFTIMLGIVNPGNVEAYFAVLSLTNGIGALTGSLISGLSATLLKDIYFEIGGMPFYGIQFLFLTSGILRAISWLLLKKVKTRKEVSVPGYFFNALYIVGRRAVSRPYEYASILAKTGRQLKKKIFKKKSIKPQK; encoded by the coding sequence TTGGAAAATGAGTCGTTTGTCCAAACAAAAAAATTATCGATCCTGGAAGGGATCGCTTTTAATGGCGTATTTATACTAACGCAGGGCTTCCTCCTAACGGGGTTGGCCCTGCAATTTAACGTTTCGGAGAAAATTCTCGCAATTCTCGGTGTTATTCCTATGCTATCCCAAATGTTCCAGATACTCTCTCCAAAGCTCTTGAGACTCGCCAAAAGTAGAAAGAAAGCGATGCTCATTTCAGCTTCAATCTCGAGACCTTTGTTCCTCATTATCCCAATTCTGCTCACGCTTAATTTGAGAAATCAATATCTCCTCCTTTTGATAATGTTGGTATTCGGAGCTTTTAACAGCCTCACAGGAAATTTCTGGGTATCCATTATGAGAGATATCGTATCCCAGGAATCCTCTGGAAGGTTCTTTGGAGTTAGAAACCTGTTGATCTCGCTGTTTTCTATGGTAATGATTTATTTTTATTCCTGGATAATCGACAGTATGGGAGAATCTGCAGGATTCATAACTATTACTATAATAGGAAGTATATTTTCTCTCAGTTCTTATTTTATGCTCAGGAAATATGAAGATCCTCCCAAAAAGGAGTACCTTACTGGTAACATATTTAAAGAAGCTTTTTCAGACGAAAATTTCAAAAAGTTCATCATTTTCTCCTTCTTCTGGAATTTCACCATAGCTATTAGCGGTCCGTTTTTTTCCTATCACCAGATCGTCAACCTGAAACTCGACTATTCCTATATGAGTATCCTTGCTTTCATAGCCACTGGTATATCTATGGTTTTTTACATAATATGGGGAAAGATTTCTGACAAAATAGGCCATCAGAGCGTAGCAGAATTTTCGGTTTTCCTTGCTTCGCTAGTTTCTTTTATTTGGGTATTCATGAATCCCCTAACCCAGGGCTATCTCCTGGTAATTGATGCTTTTATAACCGGACTTGCCTGGAGCGGGATCAACTTAACACTATTCACTATAATGCTTGGAATAGTTAACCCCGGAAATGTAGAAGCTTATTTTGCCGTACTGTCGCTTACTAACGGCATAGGAGCATTGACAGGCTCTTTGATCAGTGGGCTTTCCGCGACTCTTCTAAAAGATATCTACTTCGAAATCGGCGGAATGCCGTTTTACGGGATACAATTTCTTTTCCTCACAAGTGGTATATTGCGTGCAATTTCATGGCTTCTCCTCAAAAAGGTTAAAACCAGAAAAGAAGTATCTGTTCCGGGGTACTTTTTCAACGCCCTGTACATCGTTGGCAGAAGGGCAGTATCACGTCCTTACGAATACGCCTCTATCTTAGCCAAAACAGGAAGACAGCTAAAAAAGAAGATTTTTAAGAAAAAATCTATCAAACCACAAAAATAA
- a CDS encoding glycosidase — MELTLKRHILNPLLSPKPHHTWESKYVFNCAVIKRNGLFHMIYRAQGEDMVSRLGYAVSTDGLRFNRLESPVFGPASQWELYGVEDPRLTEIDGKVYMLYTAYSPHGVRVSMASTRDFIRWERYGVVIPDINNKDAALFPEKINGKYVMFHRIEPDMYLAFSDDLIHWDNFVSIAGPRKGYWDNLKIGVGAPPIKLEEGWLVLYHGVEKTARPTYRLGFMLLDLNDPSKVIKRSEEPILEPVEDWEIFGGVPNVVFSDAMVEHDGKFYVYYGAADNHIALATIEKEEVLRWVRS; from the coding sequence ATGGAATTGACGCTAAAGAGACATATCTTGAATCCCCTGCTATCACCCAAACCTCATCATACCTGGGAGTCCAAATACGTTTTTAACTGTGCTGTGATTAAAAGAAATGGACTATTTCACATGATCTATCGAGCTCAAGGAGAAGATATGGTATCAAGATTGGGGTATGCGGTAAGCACTGATGGTTTGAGATTCAACCGACTTGAATCACCTGTATTTGGTCCGGCCTCCCAATGGGAACTATACGGTGTAGAAGATCCCAGACTCACTGAGATCGATGGAAAAGTGTACATGCTTTATACCGCTTATTCGCCTCACGGGGTAAGGGTCTCCATGGCTTCCACAAGAGACTTCATTAGATGGGAAAGATATGGTGTTGTAATTCCGGATATTAATAACAAAGATGCGGCTTTATTTCCAGAAAAGATCAATGGTAAGTATGTAATGTTTCATAGGATTGAGCCAGACATGTATCTGGCTTTCTCGGACGATCTGATTCACTGGGATAATTTTGTATCCATTGCAGGGCCAAGAAAAGGTTACTGGGATAATCTCAAAATAGGTGTTGGAGCTCCACCAATAAAGCTTGAGGAAGGTTGGCTTGTACTCTACCACGGAGTCGAAAAAACCGCCAGGCCAACTTACAGACTTGGCTTTATGTTACTTGATCTCAATGATCCATCGAAAGTCATTAAAAGGAGCGAAGAGCCAATTTTAGAACCTGTAGAAGATTGGGAGATTTTTGGTGGAGTTCCCAATGTGGTGTTCTCCGATGCGATGGTAGAACATGATGGTAAGTTCTATGTGTATTACGGAGCCGCTGATAATCATATAGCTCTTGCAACAATCGAAAAAGAGGAAGTTCTCAGGTGGGTCCGATCGTAA
- a CDS encoding DtxR family transcriptional regulator, translated as MVITPALENYIRVLYDLQTSEKLPRVKHVAKMLKVKVPTVVESLKKLENAGILEHEKYGYIRLTPKGIALAERIHKNNRIVYEFATRFLELSSDEAQDLACKLEHISNIRFFTALSVMMDFLNENPELKKRFYIHIKDHQEVFGLTLASVEPGKIVRIKKLKGTESFKKRLMSMGIMPGVEVLVERIAPLGDPIEVKVKGYRLSLRREEARNILVEE; from the coding sequence ATGGTAATTACTCCCGCGTTGGAAAACTATATCCGTGTACTCTATGATCTGCAAACTTCTGAAAAGCTACCCAGAGTAAAGCACGTAGCAAAAATGCTCAAAGTTAAAGTACCTACTGTGGTTGAAAGCTTGAAAAAACTGGAAAATGCCGGGATTTTGGAACACGAAAAATACGGATACATTCGATTAACTCCTAAAGGAATCGCATTAGCAGAAAGGATCCACAAAAACAACAGGATAGTTTACGAGTTCGCCACCAGGTTTTTAGAACTTTCATCAGATGAGGCACAAGATCTAGCTTGCAAACTGGAGCATATAAGCAACATTCGATTTTTCACAGCTCTTTCTGTGATGATGGATTTTCTAAATGAAAATCCTGAACTAAAAAAGCGCTTTTACATACATATCAAAGACCACCAGGAGGTGTTCGGTTTGACTTTGGCTTCGGTTGAGCCTGGAAAAATTGTGAGAATAAAGAAATTAAAAGGTACAGAAAGCTTCAAAAAACGCCTGATGAGCATGGGCATCATGCCAGGAGTAGAGGTTCTGGTAGAGAGGATTGCTCCCCTTGGCGACCCCATAGAAGTGAAGGTGAAGGGTTACAGATTGAGTCTTCGAAGAGAAGAAGCCAGGAATATTTTAGTGGAGGAATGA
- the feoB gene encoding ferrous iron transport protein B has protein sequence MENIKVALTGNPNVGKTAIFNGLTGMRQHVGNWPGVTVEKKEGTYIHKGINFLVTDLPGIYSLSAVSIDERIARNFLTEENPDVVVAIIDGMNLERNLYLVSELMDLGVNLIIAVNFMDEVEKNDMKIDIQKLSEVFGVPVVGTVAIKGHGIQKLKDEIFKASQSKSVSFIRYSDELEQYIKQIEEISRLFNIKSPFRTRFLALKLIEEDPEIFEQMRLSVNNARQFSRLLNEILSDIKQKHDDPSVFVGDEKFKFIKRTLKNIVEGSGTKSESLTNKMDNIFTHRIWGLPILFGIMYTVFQLTFTLGGIFADWLDSGMGFLSDSVLSSVQNEILASFLANGVIGGVGSVLVFVPNIFILFLLIAVLENVGYMARAAFVMDKVMNAIGLSGKSFIPMILGFGCNVPAIMATRTIEKEDDRIITAVLNPLIPCSARIPIFLAFAGTFFPKHQGLIVFSMYIIAIALIVILAKILKTTLFKGTPAPFVMELPPYRVPSFSQVNSEAWKRTSLFVKKAGTIIFAAVIAIWLLASLPTGVEYASKNSYIGLIGKAIAPIFKPNGFGNWQSSVALIFGFMAKEVVVGTLGALAGGIENLGSFLSNLFTPISAYSFMLFSLLYVPCVASLGILLKEVGMKWTVLSVVLLISLAYFVSMAFYLIGSLFI, from the coding sequence ATGGAAAACATAAAAGTAGCTCTAACTGGCAATCCTAATGTTGGCAAAACCGCTATATTCAATGGCCTCACCGGAATGCGACAACATGTAGGAAATTGGCCAGGAGTAACCGTCGAAAAAAAAGAAGGCACATATATCCACAAAGGAATCAATTTTTTGGTGACTGATTTACCGGGCATTTACTCTCTTTCGGCGGTTTCTATAGACGAAAGAATAGCAAGGAATTTTTTAACTGAAGAAAATCCAGACGTTGTTGTTGCCATCATCGATGGAATGAATCTTGAAAGGAATCTCTATCTAGTTTCCGAGTTGATGGATCTTGGGGTGAATCTAATAATAGCAGTCAATTTTATGGACGAAGTAGAAAAAAACGATATGAAAATAGATATTCAGAAGCTTTCTGAAGTTTTTGGAGTCCCGGTTGTAGGCACAGTGGCTATTAAAGGCCATGGTATCCAAAAACTTAAAGATGAGATATTCAAAGCTTCGCAGTCAAAAAGCGTTTCATTTATTAGATATAGCGATGAGCTGGAACAGTATATAAAGCAGATCGAAGAAATATCAAGGCTTTTCAACATAAAATCACCCTTTAGGACACGATTTCTGGCTCTAAAATTGATTGAAGAAGATCCGGAGATCTTTGAACAGATGAGACTCTCTGTTAATAACGCCAGGCAATTTTCGCGATTGTTGAATGAAATTCTTTCAGATATCAAACAAAAACATGATGACCCCTCGGTTTTTGTGGGTGATGAGAAGTTTAAATTTATCAAGAGAACTCTAAAGAACATTGTAGAAGGCAGCGGAACAAAATCTGAATCTTTGACAAATAAGATGGATAACATATTCACCCATCGTATTTGGGGGCTTCCAATCCTATTCGGAATTATGTATACCGTTTTTCAATTAACCTTTACGCTCGGAGGTATTTTCGCTGATTGGCTGGATTCTGGAATGGGGTTCTTAAGCGATTCGGTACTGAGTTCAGTTCAAAATGAGATACTGGCATCATTTCTTGCTAATGGAGTAATTGGTGGAGTGGGATCGGTTCTGGTATTTGTACCGAACATCTTTATCCTTTTTCTCTTGATCGCTGTACTGGAAAATGTAGGTTACATGGCAAGAGCAGCCTTTGTTATGGATAAAGTGATGAATGCAATAGGGCTTTCTGGAAAATCCTTTATACCCATGATCCTTGGTTTTGGTTGTAATGTACCAGCAATTATGGCAACAAGGACTATAGAAAAAGAAGATGACAGAATAATCACAGCTGTTCTTAACCCTTTAATTCCATGTTCAGCAAGAATTCCGATCTTTCTCGCATTCGCTGGAACGTTTTTCCCGAAACACCAGGGATTGATAGTTTTCTCGATGTATATTATAGCAATCGCTTTAATAGTCATCCTGGCTAAAATATTGAAAACAACCTTGTTCAAAGGAACACCTGCTCCATTTGTTATGGAATTACCTCCTTATAGAGTCCCAAGCTTTTCACAGGTAAACAGCGAAGCGTGGAAAAGAACCTCTCTTTTCGTGAAAAAAGCGGGAACCATTATATTTGCGGCTGTCATAGCAATCTGGTTGTTAGCCTCTCTGCCAACTGGTGTCGAATACGCATCGAAAAATAGCTACATCGGTTTAATAGGAAAGGCAATTGCCCCAATCTTCAAACCAAATGGATTCGGGAACTGGCAGAGTTCTGTTGCTTTAATATTCGGATTTATGGCCAAAGAAGTTGTTGTTGGAACTTTGGGCGCTCTCGCTGGTGGGATTGAAAACCTCGGAAGCTTTCTTTCAAACCTTTTCACACCTATTTCAGCGTACTCGTTTATGTTATTTAGTTTGTTATACGTCCCCTGCGTAGCTTCACTGGGGATTCTTTTGAAAGAGGTTGGAATGAAATGGACAGTCCTTTCAGTAGTGCTGCTTATTTCACTCGCATATTTCGTTTCCATGGCATTCTATCTTATCGGCTCCTTATTCATTTAG
- a CDS encoding FeoA family protein: MPLSMATPGIYRVKAINGGRTMLKRLTDMGLRIGSILQVVSINSFGPVIVQVNNTRLALGKGVAHRIIVEGAE, translated from the coding sequence ATGCCGTTAAGTATGGCTACTCCTGGAATTTATAGAGTCAAAGCGATAAATGGCGGTAGAACGATGCTAAAACGTCTTACAGATATGGGGCTACGAATAGGAAGCATCCTACAAGTTGTTTCAATAAATTCCTTTGGACCGGTAATTGTACAGGTAAATAACACAAGACTTGCGCTAGGTAAAGGTGTAGCACACAGAATCATTGTGGAGGGGGCAGAATGA
- a CDS encoding GNAT family N-acetyltransferase, which produces MDVEEILKKGRSYPENFFYGDVSKIGKIYELPEGLFLLVRTSTENELLWGANTIDDLKRGLETVEKDGTDFIFRYAGNFNDVMEKKDIISRWGYRVKCVHVGYYLDMENRRFQTKNMHFIEELKEKDIEEFLDLERTIFDSFNVTKNELTKWINSDESIVLVNKINGKLKGFIVINIYGAGKKSCLIRNIGVAESERRKGIGKELLLKGLQRAKEKGVKTAMLWVEIENTAARRLYERTGFILDQNEAEAVFLGRQISSF; this is translated from the coding sequence ATGGATGTTGAAGAAATACTAAAAAAGGGAAGATCTTATCCTGAGAACTTTTTTTATGGTGATGTGAGTAAAATTGGAAAGATTTATGAGTTGCCTGAAGGATTATTTTTGTTGGTAAGAACCAGCACGGAGAATGAATTACTCTGGGGTGCAAATACAATTGATGATCTAAAAAGAGGTCTTGAAACAGTCGAAAAAGATGGTACCGATTTCATATTTAGATATGCGGGTAATTTCAATGATGTAATGGAGAAGAAAGATATTATATCTCGATGGGGATACAGAGTTAAATGTGTACACGTAGGTTATTATCTGGATATGGAAAACAGAAGATTTCAAACGAAAAATATGCATTTTATTGAAGAATTGAAAGAAAAAGATATTGAAGAATTCTTAGATCTGGAGCGAACTATTTTTGATTCATTTAATGTGACGAAAAATGAATTAACGAAATGGATTAACAGCGACGAGAGCATCGTTTTAGTTAATAAAATAAATGGGAAATTAAAAGGGTTTATTGTGATCAATATCTATGGAGCAGGCAAAAAGAGTTGCTTGATTAGAAATATAGGTGTAGCAGAAAGCGAAAGAAGAAAAGGGATAGGAAAAGAATTATTGTTAAAGGGCCTACAAAGGGCAAAGGAAAAAGGCGTGAAAACGGCGATGTTATGGGTGGAAATCGAAAATACTGCGGCACGCAGGTTATATGAGAGAACCGGATTCATTTTGGATCAAAATGAAGCAGAAGCAGTTTTTCTTGGCAGACAGATTTCAAGTTTTTAA
- a CDS encoding PH domain-containing protein, translating to MDQFFALGSTHLVNLISYGVVALLAVMTLVTFFVTSDKRLRITSYILGATTFFMIWLLIVNPSGAGVKVGDGKLEVNISRVTKIVVNREDVVSARILDWKEVDEYKPVLRTFGTSAGDYRIGSFKLKNGKKAKIVAVGTRVLLLELKNEDYILLLAPKDFDDFIRVVNESFIEIPL from the coding sequence ATGGATCAATTTTTCGCTCTTGGGAGCACACACCTTGTAAATTTGATTTCTTACGGTGTTGTTGCTCTGCTTGCTGTGATGACCCTGGTTACCTTTTTTGTTACAAGTGATAAAAGGTTGAGGATTACCTCTTATATTCTTGGTGCAACAACGTTTTTTATGATCTGGCTTTTGATAGTTAATCCTTCTGGAGCCGGCGTTAAGGTTGGAGATGGGAAGCTTGAGGTTAATATATCGCGGGTCACAAAGATCGTTGTTAACAGAGAAGATGTGGTTTCCGCAAGAATTCTAGATTGGAAAGAAGTTGATGAGTATAAACCTGTCTTGAGAACCTTTGGAACTTCAGCCGGGGATTATCGAATCGGAAGCTTCAAATTGAAAAACGGTAAGAAGGCAAAAATAGTGGCAGTGGGAACAAGAGTTCTTCTTCTGGAGTTAAAAAACGAGGATTATATTCTTTTGCTTGCGCCAAAAGATTTCGATGATTTCATAAGAGTTGTGAATGAAAGTTTTATAGAAATACCTTTGTAA
- a CDS encoding glycoside hydrolase family 130 protein, with protein sequence MKKLGIMIFILFASLVLSIGLKFEDLKDLKRLSLSPVLMPQGVDFESKAVFNPAAIEIEGTVYLFYRAEDWTGVNRWNGTSRIGLAKSQDGLNFTRESSPIIEPTEKYEIPGGCEDPRIVKIDDLYIMTYTSYDGSTARLCLAYSKDLKHWTKIGPIIKTMKWSKSGAIIPKKINGKYYMYFGDSKIYLATSNDLRNWQVYLKPVLYPRPGKFDSRLVEPGPPPLITEEGILPFYNSADYSGIYRPGATLFDPMNPKKLLKRTRKPLIEPELSWEKNGQVPNVIFLEGSVIHNNFLLIYYGAADTYIGVLGMPLN encoded by the coding sequence ATGAAAAAATTGGGAATCATGATTTTTATACTTTTTGCTTCACTTGTTCTTTCAATCGGCTTAAAATTTGAAGACCTGAAAGACCTGAAAAGATTGAGTCTTTCCCCTGTTCTCATGCCACAGGGTGTAGACTTTGAAAGCAAAGCTGTTTTCAATCCAGCCGCGATTGAAATTGAGGGAACAGTTTACCTTTTTTATAGGGCTGAAGATTGGACTGGAGTAAACAGATGGAATGGAACTTCGAGAATCGGATTGGCTAAAAGTCAAGACGGATTAAACTTTACCAGGGAATCCAGCCCTATAATAGAGCCCACTGAGAAGTATGAGATTCCTGGAGGTTGTGAAGATCCAAGGATTGTAAAAATCGATGACCTATATATTATGACTTATACAAGTTATGATGGAAGCACAGCAAGATTGTGCCTTGCATATTCGAAAGATCTGAAGCACTGGACTAAAATTGGCCCTATTATAAAGACAATGAAATGGTCAAAATCTGGTGCTATCATCCCTAAAAAGATAAATGGAAAGTATTACATGTACTTTGGAGATTCCAAGATTTATCTGGCTACTTCCAACGACCTGAGAAACTGGCAGGTTTATCTAAAACCTGTACTTTATCCCAGACCTGGTAAATTTGATAGTCGTCTCGTCGAACCGGGGCCCCCTCCGTTAATAACAGAAGAAGGTATCCTACCTTTCTATAATAGCGCTGATTATTCAGGCATTTACCGACCAGGAGCTACACTTTTCGATCCTATGAACCCCAAAAAACTGCTTAAAAGAACAAGAAAGCCTTTGATAGAACCTGAGCTTTCTTGGGAGAAAAACGGCCAAGTACCAAACGTAATATTCCTTGAAGGAAGTGTTATACACAATAATTTTCTCTTGATCTATTACGGTGCCGCTGATACATACATAGGCGTCCTCGGTATGCCTTTGAACTAA
- a CDS encoding PstS family phosphate ABC transporter substrate-binding protein yields MKKAFLLVFLLTALIISAETLVIKGSNTVYPVAQLWAEEFKKLHPDVDISIEGAGSSTGIKALFNRQTDIANASRWLKSSEIKKMNAEGRYFIPFIVAYDGIAIIVNKSLGIDSITIDQLYKIYSGKITKWNQIDPSLPKKRIVVYSRDNASGTFEYFVEHVMKKEKFAPYVQMLPSTNAEVERVKQNKYAIGYIGMGYVTDEVKALKVEGIEPTVENVNSGKYPISRPLFMFVDATEGLPTGLVMDFIRFALSPEGQALVLKVGYVNAYGIEK; encoded by the coding sequence ATGAAAAAGGCATTTTTGTTAGTTTTTCTGCTTACTGCACTCATAATATCTGCTGAAACTCTGGTGATAAAGGGATCAAACACTGTTTATCCTGTTGCCCAGCTTTGGGCGGAGGAATTTAAGAAACTGCATCCCGATGTTGATATAAGCATCGAAGGTGCCGGTTCATCAACGGGAATTAAAGCTCTCTTTAACAGACAGACGGATATAGCCAATGCAAGCAGATGGTTGAAGTCTTCCGAAATTAAAAAGATGAATGCTGAAGGTAGGTATTTTATACCTTTCATTGTTGCTTACGATGGGATAGCTATTATCGTTAACAAGTCTCTAGGAATTGATTCAATAACCATTGATCAGCTTTACAAGATTTATTCTGGAAAGATTACGAAATGGAATCAGATCGATCCTTCTCTTCCTAAAAAGAGGATAGTAGTTTATTCGAGAGACAACGCAAGCGGTACATTCGAATATTTCGTGGAACACGTTATGAAAAAGGAGAAGTTTGCCCCATACGTTCAAATGCTGCCTTCAACCAATGCCGAAGTGGAACGGGTGAAGCAAAACAAATATGCCATTGGATACATCGGAATGGGATACGTAACCGATGAGGTGAAGGCTCTGAAAGTAGAGGGAATAGAACCAACCGTAGAAAACGTGAATTCCGGAAAATATCCGATATCCAGACCTCTGTTCATGTTTGTCGATGCTACGGAAGGGCTTCCAACAGGTTTGGTCATGGATTTCATAAGATTTGCGCTTTCTCCAGAGGGACAGGCTCTTGTTTTGAAGGTCGGCTATGTTAATGCTTATGGTATAGAGAAGTGA
- the pstC gene encoding phosphate ABC transporter permease subunit PstC yields MKRYREATIKVLVFVSAFLTTVIVFGILYFLVSNGISVFKDVSLKEFFLSSRWFPTYEDPEYGILALFVGTLSVTGLTLVFSIPLGFIIAVYMSEYSSRRTRELMKFVFELTAGIPSVVLGAFGLKYVSQWIMNTFPDVWTGLNIFNASLVLSILAMPYFVTFIEDALSSVPKNQREASLALGANKTRTVFKVVVPQARSGILNAIILGTNRVIGETMVVLMVSGGATMIPSSIFDPVRPLTSAIAGEMGEVELGGTHYHALFMIGVVLLVISTLFTIIAMKLKGGKEYEAG; encoded by the coding sequence TTGAAGAGATACAGAGAAGCAACTATCAAGGTACTGGTTTTTGTCTCTGCTTTCCTAACGACAGTAATAGTTTTTGGAATACTATACTTTCTGGTTTCCAACGGTATAAGTGTTTTTAAAGACGTGAGCCTGAAGGAATTTTTCCTCAGCTCGCGTTGGTTTCCCACTTACGAAGATCCTGAATACGGCATTTTGGCTTTATTTGTGGGAACATTGAGTGTTACGGGACTTACATTGGTATTCAGTATTCCGTTAGGGTTCATCATTGCGGTTTATATGTCCGAATATAGTTCAAGAAGGACTCGCGAACTTATGAAATTTGTCTTTGAACTGACTGCTGGAATTCCTTCAGTGGTGCTTGGTGCTTTTGGGTTGAAGTACGTCTCTCAGTGGATAATGAATACTTTTCCTGATGTCTGGACGGGGTTGAATATATTCAATGCATCTCTGGTGCTTTCAATTCTTGCCATGCCGTATTTTGTGACTTTCATCGAGGATGCTCTTAGCTCCGTACCAAAGAATCAACGTGAAGCTTCACTGGCGTTGGGTGCCAACAAAACAAGAACGGTATTTAAGGTAGTTGTTCCTCAGGCCAGGTCGGGGATTTTGAATGCGATAATACTTGGAACTAACAGGGTTATTGGTGAAACGATGGTCGTGTTGATGGTCTCTGGTGGGGCTACGATGATACCTTCCAGCATCTTTGATCCTGTGAGGCCGCTTACTTCTGCTATTGCCGGTGAGATGGGGGAGGTAGAGCTCGGGGGTACTCATTACCACGCACTTTTCATGATTGGGGTCGTACTCTTGGTTATCTCAACCTTGTTTACAATAATAGCCATGAAACTTAAAGGTGGTAAAGAATATGAAGCTGGATAA
- a CDS encoding type II secretion system protein, with amino-acid sequence MRKRGFSLVELLIVLAVIAALIATITPVALNAIKKAQATKVAQNLKTLASSFENKAYVDGTAPSSISDLGRDIDTAKYGVAYTESAGDYTVVVFTTEDVDFNTVQGILKDAVNSDPGTSGYTFLSGGLNSTTGGTVFYEFSFVVY; translated from the coding sequence ATGAGAAAAAGAGGATTTTCACTCGTTGAACTTCTTATCGTTTTGGCGGTTATCGCTGCGTTGATCGCTACAATCACACCGGTTGCGTTGAACGCTATCAAGAAGGCACAGGCTACAAAGGTTGCACAGAACCTGAAGACACTCGCTAGCTCCTTTGAGAACAAGGCATATGTTGATGGCACAGCTCCATCATCCATTAGCGATCTTGGAAGAGATATCGACACAGCCAAGTATGGTGTTGCTTATACAGAGTCCGCCGGGGATTACACAGTCGTAGTATTCACAACAGAAGATGTCGACTTCAACACTGTTCAGGGAATCCTGAAGGATGCGGTAAATTCCGATCCAGGTACCAGTGGTTACACTTTCCTGAGTGGTGGTCTTAACAGCACAACTGGCGGAACAGTATTCTACGAATTCAGCTTTGTAGTCTATTGA